TCGATGTACATGTCGCGCGTGGCTGCGGCCGGGCCGGTCTCGCGGTAGTCGATGGTGGTGGCGGTGCCGTCGGGGAAGCGGATCACCATGAACCCGCCCCCGCCGATGTTGCCCGCGACGGGGAACGTGACGGCCAGCGCGAAGCCCGTCGCCACGGCCGCGTCGACGGCGTTGCCGCCGCCCCGCATCACCTCGACGCCCGCGGCGGAGGCGTTGACCTCGGCCGAGACCACCATCCCGTTCTCGGCGCGGAGCGGGTCGCTCGTCGGCGACCGCTGCGCCCGGCAGGCGGACGCGACGAGGAGGACGGCGAGCAGGAGCGGGAGGCGACGGGTCACGGAGGTGCAGGAGAGGAGCGTCGGAACCTACGCCGCCCCTCCCCTCTCTGGCTCACCGCACCACCGTCATCCGCGTCTGCGCCCGCACGCCCCAGGCCTCCAGCACGACGGCGTAGACGCCGGACGGAAGCCCGTCCGTGGCGACGTCCAGCCGGTGGGTCCCGGCGGCCAGGGCCGCGTCCGTGATCGTCGCCACCGTCCGCCCCAGGGCGTCCACGAGCGTCATGCGGACGCGCTGCGCGCGGTCGAGCGCGACCGTGACGCGGGCCGCCCCCGCCGTCGGGTTCGGCGCGGGCGCCGAGAGCCGCACCGAGGCCGACCGGTCCGCCTCGGCCGACGTGTCGCCCATGTCGAGGCGCATCAACTGCGTCGTGACCGCCAGCGTCACCGGGTCCCGCGTGCCGACCTCCAGCAGCAGCGTCTCCCCCAGCCACCCGAGCGACGCCGCCTGGCTGTTCGCGGGCAGCGCCACCAGCGGCGCGGCGGCGGCGCCGAACGCCGCGACGCGCTCCAGCGCGCAGTCGGTGTACGACGCCGCGCACGTCTGGACGATCACGGCCGTCCCGTCGGCGAGGAGCGGACCGGCGAGGCGCCCGCCGGTCGAGGCCGGGATCTCGACCAGCGACGCACCGTCGGTCGCGAACAGACGCGTGTCCAGCGTGGCGGGCTGGGCGAGCAGGTAGAACGCGTCGTCGGTCTGGGCGCAGGACGGGTTCCAGCGGGCCTCCGCCGAGCCCGTCGTGCACTGGACGCGGCTGCCGGTGCTCCCCGGCCGAATGTCGCCGAGGAGCGTCAGCGTGGCGCCGTCGAACACGTACGGCTCGGGGCCGACGGCCGGGTCGGGCTGGGCGAGGACGATCACGCGCCCGCCTGCGAGGCCGAGTGGCTGGGGGGCGCTGCCGAGGGCGCCGGGCGCGGCGTCGACGGCCAGGCTCGCGTCGCCGCCCGCGCTCGTCCACAGCTCGCGTCCCGCCTCCACCCCGGCGGCGTCGGGCCCCGTCGCGGCGAACACGACCTGCCCGTTCCAGGCGAGGAGTGAGCCCGGTGCGCTCGACCCGGCCCCCTCCACGATGTCGCGCACGCGCGCCAGCCCAGGCCCGAGAGCGCGGTAGAGTTCGACGCCCGTCGATCCGTCGGTCGCCGCGAACAGCACAGTGCCGCCGAGGTCGGTAAAACCCGACGGCGAGGCGTCACAGCTTCCCGGACACAGATCCTGCACCAGATTGACCGCCTCGCCCTCGGTCCGCCACACCTCACATCCCTCCGCCGTCGTGCAGGCGGTGAAGTAGAGGCCGACGCTCGTCGGGGTCAGCTGGCCAAGCCCACCGTTATCGATGGCTGTGACGCCCGAAAACCGCTCCACGCCGAGCCCGTCGGCCGTGGTCCGAAAGAGACCGTTCGTCACCGGCCCGCTCCCCGCGTCGACGGTGGCGACGAAGTAGCCGCGCCCGCCGAAGGGCACCAGCCCGCGGGCGCTCGGCGCGATGCCCAGGACATCCAGCGAGACCGTCCCGCCGGGCGTCCCGTCCGTCCGCCACAGGCGGAAGTCGCTCTCGCCCGGCGCGAGCCCGGCGAAGACGACGGCGCCGCCCACGTCGACGTAGGGCGCGAAGAACGGCTGGGCGTTGACGTCCACGTCGGCCAGCGGCGTGAGCGTCTGGGCAGACGCGGTGCCGACGAGAGCGAGGGCGAGGAGGGCAGAGCGAAGGCGCATCGGAAGGAGGGTCGAGATCCTCCCCCTACCGATTGCGGTCGCCCGACCTGTCATCCGCCCTGCCTCGGTGCCGAGGCGGCGAAACGGAGTCGTCCGCGCGGCTCACCATGCTACGGTCAGCCCCGCGCTGGCCGTTCCTGCCTCGGTCACGACGCGGACCGAGTAGGCGCCCACCGGCCAGCCCTCCGCGTCTAGCGCAACCCGCTGGCCGTCCGTCGCCGCGCCCTCGTGGAGCACCGCCACCTCGCGGCCCAGCGCGTCGACCACGCTCACCCGGACCGCCTGCGGCGATGCCAGCGACAGCCGCACCGTCACGGCTCCGCCGGTCGGGTTCGGCCACACCGACACGCCGACCGAGGCGGGCGCCTCCGGCTCTGGATCGCGTGCCACCGGCTGCATCGCCTCCGCCACACGGCCCCGCGACCGATACGACCACGACGCCTTGTTGCCGCTCCGCACCGTCCCCGCGTACAGCCTGCCGTCCGGGCCAGTCTCCACCGTCTCGGCGTAGGTAGTGTGGCCGTCCGAGTGCACCATCACGCCCGGCACCCGCCCGATCTGCGTCCATGTCTCGCCGCCGTCGGTTGTCGCCCACACCCGGCCCGGGTACGGGTCCGCCGCCGCTGCCCAGCCCGGACCTCCGCCGACCTCCGTCGGCACCGCCGTGAGCGCCGTCCACGTCCCGCCGTACTCGAAGGCGTGGACCTCGCGCCACGTCTCGCCCTCGTCGTCCGAGGTCCAGGCGTAGGTGCTCGGCCGACCGGCCTGCGTGCCGATGATCAGCAGGCGCCCCTCGGTGGAGTCGCCCGGTCGGCCCGTCACGAAGCCATCGAGCATCAGCATCTCCGTCAGGTCGAAGCCGATCCGCGTCGTGTCGTAGAGCGCCGGGATGGGCGCGTAGGTCTGGCCGCCGTCGCGCGAGAGCACCGCGCCGTAGAAGCCCGCCGCGACGACGCGCCCGGAGCGGAAGGTGTGGAGCCGGAAGGTCTGGAGACGGGGCGAAGTCACCGTGCGCGTCCAGGTGTCGCCGCCGTCGTCGGAGTAGACCGTCGCGGGCGAGTGGCCCGAGACGAGGCGGCCGGGGTAAGGCGAGTCGGGCGGGAACTGGTCGAGGGCGCCTCGTGAGCCGATGCGGCTTCGCCTGCTGCCATCGGGGTTGGGGGGCTCGAGGACGCCGTCGAAAGTCTGGCCGCCATCGACGGAGCGGTAGAGGCTTCCTCCGACGAAGAGGGTGTCGGGGCCGCTCTCGTCGAAGGGGTCGCCCAGGAACAACATCGGCCCGCCCTGCGGGAAGAGGTAGACCTGCTCCCATGCCCCGTCGATCTGGTCGAGGCGGTAGACGCCAGAGTCCCCACCCCAGATGGTGGGCGCGTCGCGGTCACCGGAGAAGGTGAACGCCTGGAGTTGCTGCCGCGCGTCGCCGAGCGGCTCCCAGGCGGTCGTGTCGTCGAGGGCGCCCTGTGCGTGCGCGCTCATGCCTGCCCCCAGCGCGAGGGCGAGCACGAACAGGCAGACGAAATGCGGGCGCAGCATCGGGACGGAGTGAGTGCCAAAGGATAGGCACACGCTCCCACCGACTCTGTCCACCTCGGCGCCTCCACGGTGCCACCGAGGTAGGCGGGGTCAGCCCTCTGAATCGTCCGCGCGGCGGGGGCCGACGCTGTGCTCGATGAGGTCGAGGATGCGGTGCAGCTTGTCCGCCCACGAGGTCGGCTCGCGGTACCCGTGGGGCTCGACCGGCGCGATGGCCAGCTCCCAATCGCGCTTGCCCA
This Rubrivirga sp. SAORIC476 DNA region includes the following protein-coding sequences:
- a CDS encoding T9SS type A sorting domain-containing protein, with amino-acid sequence MLRPHFVCLFVLALALGAGMSAHAQGALDDTTAWEPLGDARQQLQAFTFSGDRDAPTIWGGDSGVYRLDQIDGAWEQVYLFPQGGPMLFLGDPFDESGPDTLFVGGSLYRSVDGGQTFDGVLEPPNPDGSRRSRIGSRGALDQFPPDSPYPGRLVSGHSPATVYSDDGGDTWTRTVTSPRLQTFRLHTFRSGRVVAAGFYGAVLSRDGGQTYAPIPALYDTTRIGFDLTEMLMLDGFVTGRPGDSTEGRLLIIGTQAGRPSTYAWTSDDEGETWREVHAFEYGGTWTALTAVPTEVGGGPGWAAAADPYPGRVWATTDGGETWTQIGRVPGVMVHSDGHTTYAETVETGPDGRLYAGTVRSGNKASWSYRSRGRVAEAMQPVARDPEPEAPASVGVSVWPNPTGGAVTVRLSLASPQAVRVSVVDALGREVAVLHEGAATDGQRVALDAEGWPVGAYSVRVVTEAGTASAGLTVAW